From a region of the uncultured Desulfatiglans sp. genome:
- a CDS encoding Alkyl hydroperoxide reductase has protein sequence MSVDSVFVHKMWNDYELSKMVKDGVPFPMLADGGGKVGLAYGVYDEDAGVENRGRFIIDPDGVIQGYEVLTPPVGRHVAETLRQIQAFQHVRATKGAEATPSGWRPGKLTLKPGPDLVGKVWEVWKPEMERE, from the coding sequence ATGAGCGTTGACAGTGTCTTCGTGCACAAGATGTGGAACGACTACGAATTGTCCAAAATGGTCAAAGACGGCGTGCCTTTCCCAATGCTTGCCGACGGTGGGGGGAAGGTCGGGCTGGCCTACGGGGTGTACGATGAGGATGCCGGGGTCGAGAACCGCGGCCGGTTCATCATCGACCCGGACGGCGTGATCCAGGGATACGAGGTCCTGACGCCCCCGGTCGGGCGCCATGTCGCCGAGACCCTTCGCCAGATTCAGGCCTTCCAGCACGTCAGAGCGACCAAAGGGGCCGAGGCCACCCCATCGGGATGGCGGCCCGGCAAGCTCACCCTGAAGCCCGGGCCGGACCTCGTGGGGAAGGTCTGGGAGGTCTGGAAACCGGAAATGGAGCGCGAATAG
- a CDS encoding Peroxiredoxin-like protein translates to MAEKPKVGCARPTGGLVGQTGEAKEPQPSTPAKEERKMIQVGKPAPDFVAPAYHKGEFTAVKLSECLGKWVVLCFYPGDFTFV, encoded by the coding sequence ATGGCGGAAAAGCCGAAAGTGGGCTGTGCGCGTCCAACCGGCGGTTTGGTCGGACAGACAGGCGAGGCCAAAGAACCGCAACCTTCGACACCGGCAAAGGAGGAAAGAAAGATGATCCAGGTGGGAAAACCAGCCCCCGATTTTGTCGCTCCGGCCTATCACAAGGGCGAGTTCACAGCCGTAAAGCTCTCAGAGTGTTTGGGGAAATGGGTGGTGTTGTGCTTCTACCCCGGTGATTTCACCTTCGTCTGA
- a CDS encoding hypothetical protein (Evidence 5 : Unknown function) has translation MTASIETDGSGGDGGVDPDLSRYASGGTEHPKGAKKNPHFRIGNRVQPKKDHFRRETH, from the coding sequence ATGACTGCCTCGATCGAGACGGACGGCTCCGGCGGCGACGGAGGAGTCGATCCGGATCTTTCACGGTACGCAAGCGGTGGGACTGAGCACCCGAAGGGTGCGAAGAAAAATCCTCATTTCCGGATTGGAAACCGGGTGCAACCGAAAAAGGACCATTTCCGGAGGGAAACTCACTAA
- a CDS encoding conserved hypothetical protein (Evidence 4 : Unknown function but conserved in other organisms): protein MFSRTAGVLIIFLVLWSFGLLTVHREAKADWLDDRLKGIELGPGKLDLSANVRFRYEYMDQFNIQTYGTGRDDEVLLTRVRINLGYRLPQKAMFFVQLQDARFFLSDLDKDDFGRSCPYLNELDLRQAFMEWREIGKSPLGFKVGRQAIKYGDNRIFGPGDWGNVGRYTWDAGKLLWQSKSVDVDVFAGERIFYLKDEFDDEHYPYKAYAAYAQIKAVPDNKLDLFYVVKYDSDETTKGESGLGDLLVQTVGFYAKGKWNRLDYASTFAYQFGDYGQDSVRAFGFNVEGGYTFPAPWKPRLAAALSYASGDDDPKDGRHGTFDGVFGAIDLYYGRMNLFSWMNLVDLQVGVGVKPAEKMKLSLDYHHFRLAEDRDAWYYCTGKKMRWDPTGSSGSELGDEIDLIWKYQVCPRIGLMAGCAGFYPGEFVEKTGSHEDAYWAFGQIEIKI, encoded by the coding sequence ATGTTTTCCAGAACCGCTGGAGTGTTGATCATTTTTCTTGTTCTCTGGTCCTTCGGACTGTTGACGGTGCATCGTGAGGCAAAGGCCGATTGGCTGGACGATCGGTTGAAGGGGATCGAACTCGGCCCCGGCAAGCTGGACTTGAGCGCCAATGTCCGTTTTCGATATGAGTATATGGACCAGTTCAATATCCAGACTTACGGGACGGGGCGGGACGATGAAGTCCTGCTGACGCGCGTCAGGATCAACCTGGGCTACAGGCTTCCGCAGAAGGCGATGTTTTTCGTGCAGCTGCAGGATGCGCGCTTCTTTCTCTCCGATCTCGACAAGGATGATTTCGGGCGGAGCTGCCCCTACCTGAATGAGCTGGACCTTCGGCAGGCCTTCATGGAATGGCGGGAGATAGGAAAATCCCCCTTGGGCTTCAAGGTGGGAAGGCAGGCTATCAAGTACGGAGACAACCGGATCTTTGGCCCCGGAGACTGGGGCAACGTCGGCCGCTACACGTGGGATGCCGGAAAGCTGCTGTGGCAGAGCAAGAGTGTGGATGTCGATGTCTTTGCCGGGGAGCGCATCTTCTATCTCAAGGACGAGTTCGATGACGAACATTATCCCTACAAGGCGTACGCAGCCTATGCGCAGATCAAGGCGGTCCCCGATAACAAGCTCGATCTCTTCTACGTCGTCAAGTACGATTCGGATGAGACCACCAAGGGCGAATCCGGGCTCGGAGACCTGCTGGTCCAGACCGTGGGTTTTTATGCCAAGGGGAAGTGGAATCGGCTGGACTACGCCTCCACCTTCGCCTACCAGTTCGGGGATTATGGCCAGGACAGCGTTCGCGCCTTCGGCTTCAACGTCGAGGGCGGCTACACCTTCCCCGCGCCTTGGAAGCCGCGCCTGGCCGCCGCGCTCAGCTACGCCTCCGGAGACGATGACCCCAAGGACGGGAGACACGGGACGTTCGACGGGGTGTTCGGCGCCATCGATCTGTACTACGGGCGGATGAACCTGTTTTCCTGGATGAACCTGGTGGACCTCCAGGTCGGCGTGGGGGTGAAACCCGCCGAAAAGATGAAACTGTCCCTCGATTATCACCATTTCCGCCTGGCGGAGGATCGGGACGCCTGGTACTACTGCACCGGAAAAAAGATGCGGTGGGACCCGACCGGCTCCTCCGGATCGGAACTGGGGGACGAGATCGATCTGATCTGGAAGTATCAGGTGTGCCCTCGCATCGGGCTGATGGCGGGATGCGCAGGATTTTACCCGGGCGAGTTCGTCGAAAAGACCGGCAGCCATGAGGATGCCTATTGGGCCTTCGGCCAAATCGAAATCAAGATTTGA
- a CDS encoding ABC transporter related protein, giving the protein MLDVKKLGGNLGGFTLHDIDLKVPKGEYFSILGSTGAGKTVLIEYIAGIYKPDNGTILVDGEDVTSLYPEERNIGYVPQDYALFPNLTVEKNIAYGLEARRMPADQIAQVVSEMISLLRIDYIRHRMPLNLSGGEKQRVALGRALATDPRLLLLDEPLSALDENLRGEMAKELRQIQRKVNATFIHVCHNFEEAADVSDRVAIMDGGRLVQIGTLKEIMSSPKNAFVARFVKSQNIFPAESDGSVIRIGEHRFEKNSPFKGRVIAVVRPEHIEVLESENGNEKQGVVVTVTHTLEKPYFNEITVDGDMPLVIHTSTERVFHTGDRVRIHIPPEHMMVMND; this is encoded by the coding sequence ATGCTTGATGTCAAAAAGCTCGGTGGAAATCTGGGGGGATTCACACTCCACGATATCGATCTGAAGGTGCCCAAAGGGGAGTATTTTTCCATCCTCGGCTCGACCGGCGCCGGCAAGACGGTCCTGATCGAATACATCGCGGGGATCTACAAGCCGGATAACGGCACCATCCTGGTGGATGGAGAGGACGTGACCTCCCTTTATCCGGAGGAGCGGAACATAGGTTATGTCCCGCAGGACTACGCCCTGTTCCCCAATCTGACGGTCGAAAAGAACATCGCCTACGGCCTGGAGGCGAGGAGGATGCCTGCGGATCAAATCGCCCAGGTCGTTTCGGAGATGATCTCACTGCTCCGGATCGACTATATCCGTCATCGCATGCCCCTCAATCTGAGCGGCGGCGAGAAGCAGCGGGTCGCCCTGGGACGTGCTCTGGCGACGGACCCGAGGCTGCTCCTCCTGGATGAGCCCTTGAGCGCCCTGGATGAGAATCTGAGGGGGGAGATGGCAAAAGAATTGAGGCAGATTCAGCGCAAGGTGAATGCGACCTTCATTCACGTCTGCCACAACTTCGAAGAGGCCGCCGATGTCTCCGACCGTGTCGCCATCATGGACGGTGGACGGCTGGTTCAAATCGGCACGCTGAAGGAGATCATGTCCAGCCCGAAGAATGCCTTCGTGGCGAGGTTTGTGAAATCCCAGAACATCTTCCCAGCTGAGAGCGACGGATCGGTGATCCGGATCGGGGAGCATCGCTTCGAAAAGAATAGCCCGTTCAAAGGAAGGGTCATTGCCGTGGTCAGGCCGGAGCACATCGAGGTCCTGGAGAGTGAAAACGGCAACGAGAAACAGGGGGTTGTTGTGACGGTGACCCACACGCTCGAAAAGCCCTATTTCAACGAGATCACGGTCGACGGTGACATGCCATTGGTCATCCATACATCGACCGAGCGGGTTTTCCACACCGGAGACCGCGTCAGGATACATATTCCGCCGGAACATATGATGGTAATGAACGACTGA
- a CDS encoding membrane hypothetical protein (Evidence 5 : Unknown function), which yields MSGKRRSRSLFNLFFTFFAGLLFFYSAYLFLSNLDQLFVDQAAVETREITEVWGEDREIMNEFGGGFWKDAYFWKSLNLTFAITVLTTFIAAVLGIPAAYGLSRYKIPGKSFIDVLFSSLMVMPGSVIGICLIVMFNYGPLWKLQQALGFKFAHSIFPGMVIASLVLSFAFGMSAWKAAFDSVNPRFEQIARSLGSNRYRAFRTVTLPLAKSGIVAGIILAWTRAMAEFSAVLFFCGTFRELPPSRFSDLTKMLQMDQADWVSVAVWAQVEFGNVEYGFALAFVLVLVGGLSVYAMHRIGAKGYVW from the coding sequence ATGTCTGGTAAAAGGCGCAGCCGCAGCCTGTTCAATCTGTTTTTCACCTTTTTTGCCGGTCTGCTGTTCTTCTATTCCGCCTACCTGTTCCTGAGCAACCTGGATCAGCTCTTCGTAGATCAGGCAGCCGTGGAAACCCGTGAAATCACCGAGGTATGGGGCGAGGATCGGGAGATCATGAACGAGTTCGGAGGCGGATTCTGGAAGGATGCCTATTTCTGGAAGTCGCTCAATCTGACCTTCGCGATCACTGTCCTCACGACCTTCATCGCGGCCGTGCTGGGCATCCCCGCGGCCTATGGGCTTTCACGGTACAAGATCCCCGGCAAATCCTTCATCGATGTCCTTTTCTCTTCCCTGATGGTGATGCCCGGCTCAGTCATCGGCATCTGCCTGATCGTGATGTTCAACTACGGCCCCTTGTGGAAATTGCAGCAGGCCCTGGGCTTCAAGTTCGCCCACAGCATCTTTCCGGGCATGGTCATCGCATCACTGGTGCTCTCTTTCGCGTTCGGAATGAGCGCCTGGAAGGCCGCCTTCGACAGCGTCAATCCGCGCTTCGAGCAGATCGCCCGGTCGCTCGGCAGTAATCGCTACCGCGCCTTTCGCACGGTGACCCTGCCTCTGGCCAAAAGCGGGATCGTGGCCGGGATCATCCTGGCGTGGACTCGGGCAATGGCGGAGTTCAGCGCGGTCCTCTTCTTCTGCGGGACCTTTCGGGAATTGCCTCCGTCGCGGTTTTCGGATCTGACCAAAATGCTGCAGATGGATCAGGCCGACTGGGTTTCGGTGGCCGTCTGGGCCCAGGTGGAGTTCGGCAACGTGGAATACGGCTTTGCTCTGGCCTTTGTCCTGGTGCTCGTGGGGGGGCTTTCGGTCTACGCCATGCACCGCATCGGGGCAAAGGGCTATGTGTGGTAA
- a CDS encoding putative NifC-like ABC-type porter (Evidence 3 : Putative function from multiple computational evidences) has protein sequence MTLTSRGGWWPALCTTTVAAVLAVYVLLVASNWIYLGWHDTLYFFSKSRMWERFWLTVWTATVSTSFSLIIGIPAGYALSRFRFPCRYLFATIIDLPIVVSPAVVGAFLFGITTRFPFDWISEHYAIYIGRNVYGVLLVQFTVTAAFCARLMKATFDMIPVKFEMVSNSLGASPARTFFKVILPMAKNGIIASMIVVWARAAAEWEGLMLFVGATEGKTDIMPFAIYLDWNGGMMGWVTSMSIVCILMAVSAISAMKWIGGKSNVW, from the coding sequence ATGACTCTGACGTCTCGCGGGGGGTGGTGGCCGGCCTTGTGCACCACAACGGTTGCCGCGGTCCTGGCGGTCTATGTTCTGCTCGTGGCGAGCAACTGGATCTATCTCGGCTGGCACGACACCCTCTATTTTTTCTCGAAATCCCGGATGTGGGAGCGCTTCTGGTTGACGGTCTGGACGGCGACGGTGTCCACTTCCTTCTCCTTGATTATAGGGATACCGGCGGGATACGCCCTTTCGCGGTTCCGATTTCCGTGCCGGTATCTGTTCGCCACGATCATCGACTTGCCGATCGTGGTTTCCCCGGCGGTGGTCGGTGCATTCCTCTTCGGCATTACGACCCGCTTCCCGTTCGACTGGATCAGTGAACATTACGCCATCTACATCGGCCGGAACGTATACGGCGTGCTCCTGGTCCAGTTTACGGTGACCGCCGCCTTTTGCGCCCGGCTCATGAAGGCGACCTTCGATATGATTCCCGTCAAATTCGAGATGGTTTCCAACAGCTTGGGGGCGTCGCCCGCACGGACCTTTTTCAAGGTCATTCTCCCGATGGCGAAGAATGGCATTATCGCCAGCATGATCGTCGTCTGGGCAAGGGCCGCCGCCGAGTGGGAGGGATTGATGCTCTTTGTCGGGGCGACCGAGGGGAAGACGGATATCATGCCCTTCGCGATCTATCTCGACTGGAACGGAGGAATGATGGGATGGGTCACCTCGATGAGCATTGTGTGCATCCTGATGGCCGTGTCGGCGATATCGGCGATGAAATGGATAGGAGGGAAAAGCAATGTCTGGTAA
- a CDS encoding hypothetical protein (Evidence 5 : Unknown function) — MTRFHPEMVFLANLGVNLHVCLCGDLQAASAQTLDFLDIGQTGTRREAVGLSTRRV, encoded by the coding sequence TTGACCCGTTTCCATCCGGAAATGGTCTTTTTGGCCAATCTCGGCGTCAATCTGCACGTTTGCTTGTGCGGCGACCTGCAGGCCGCCTCCGCGCAAACGCTTGATTTCCTTGATATTGGCCAAACCGGGACCCGCCGCGAAGCGGTGGGACTGAGCACCCGGAGGGTGTAA
- a CDS encoding putative Molybdenum ABC transporter, periplasmic molybdate-binding protein (Evidence 3 : Putative function from multiple computational evidences), with amino-acid sequence MNVIKNWAIFCIVGMLFLFSNAYAEDKELLFHAGLGQRGALNEIKEIFEERNPSIHVNFSYKGSGYFIADITRSKQGDLFMPGEEFYLLQAVERGFVTDYNPETDIPAYFVTVIITPAGNPKNITCIEDFAKPGVRVGLGNPRSCAIGIWHQKTFEKAGIWDKVKENATLSAKCIPELGNAAQHKAIDCTIVWATTAVLYLRDAEIIPIEHQYRGIVRLPIGILKFARYEEDARKLMDFILSSEGRAVFHRHAYAINPVIPVDEQGFCLDGTTDQDMQYLVNAAKAVKDDSFPVNEETVGDLTREVLRQKKTTRAGD; translated from the coding sequence ATGAATGTGATCAAGAATTGGGCGATTTTTTGCATTGTTGGCATGCTTTTCCTATTTTCCAATGCCTATGCGGAGGATAAAGAACTGCTTTTCCATGCCGGTTTGGGGCAGAGGGGCGCCCTGAATGAAATCAAGGAGATTTTCGAGGAGCGGAACCCGTCCATCCACGTCAATTTTTCCTATAAGGGATCCGGCTACTTTATCGCGGACATCACCCGGTCGAAGCAGGGGGACCTCTTCATGCCAGGCGAGGAGTTCTATCTGCTCCAGGCGGTGGAACGGGGGTTTGTGACCGATTATAATCCTGAGACGGACATCCCTGCCTATTTTGTGACCGTGATCATCACGCCTGCCGGAAACCCAAAAAACATCACTTGCATAGAGGATTTCGCCAAACCCGGTGTAAGGGTCGGCCTCGGCAATCCCCGGTCCTGCGCCATCGGTATCTGGCATCAAAAGACCTTCGAAAAGGCGGGCATCTGGGACAAGGTCAAAGAGAATGCCACCCTGAGCGCCAAGTGTATCCCAGAACTGGGGAATGCCGCGCAGCACAAGGCGATCGACTGCACGATCGTCTGGGCGACAACGGCGGTGCTTTACCTGAGGGATGCGGAGATCATCCCGATCGAACACCAATACCGCGGGATTGTCCGTCTGCCGATCGGCATCCTGAAATTCGCCCGGTACGAAGAAGACGCGCGAAAACTGATGGACTTCATCCTTTCGAGCGAGGGCCGAGCCGTCTTCCACCGGCATGCCTATGCGATCAACCCTGTGATCCCGGTGGACGAGCAGGGCTTCTGCCTGGATGGGACGACCGATCAGGACATGCAATATCTGGTCAACGCCGCCAAGGCGGTCAAGGATGATTCCTTCCCGGTCAATGAGGAAACGGTGGGCGATCTGACCAGGGAGGTCTTACGGCAGAAGAAGACGACGCGGGCCGGAGATTGA
- a CDS encoding membrane hypothetical protein (Evidence 5 : Unknown function): MKRTYELLSSMQFTTVILAVLVFWFAWGLLLAESPVYEGGFKIMNSVLVPVWFSGDKQPPLLLKVWFVGLCSGMLILAVNLVFCSWNKLIRLMKGNVLRSRMVMLVIHVVFGLVALGHFGSFLLGYRYENILLREGQSFSLPQGYSLAVGEVHFKDDMKLLNQSPNEHVPLAVLSQGNFCEVAFLRNGETQAQGRAYFMKPFTWKDIQVTLKRFTPPKEKKGPGFEGRTPSVRLIVSRNPVKGLVLFLFPVMIAGIALYLVMTWRSGGNGNHKAPLQEPGGHGM; this comes from the coding sequence ATGAAACGAACCTATGAACTCCTCTCCTCGATGCAGTTCACAACGGTCATCCTCGCTGTGCTCGTTTTCTGGTTTGCATGGGGACTTCTTCTCGCTGAATCGCCCGTCTACGAAGGCGGGTTCAAGATCATGAACAGCGTGCTCGTCCCTGTCTGGTTTTCAGGCGATAAGCAGCCGCCTTTGCTCCTGAAGGTCTGGTTTGTCGGGCTTTGCTCCGGGATGCTCATCCTTGCCGTGAATCTCGTCTTCTGTTCGTGGAACAAATTGATCCGGCTCATGAAGGGGAACGTTCTCCGTTCGAGGATGGTCATGCTGGTCATCCATGTCGTGTTCGGCCTGGTCGCCCTCGGGCATTTCGGCAGCTTTCTGCTCGGATACCGATATGAAAACATTCTGCTGAGGGAAGGCCAGTCTTTTTCCCTGCCGCAAGGCTACTCGCTCGCCGTGGGAGAGGTCCATTTCAAAGACGACATGAAGCTCCTGAACCAGAGCCCGAATGAACATGTCCCGCTCGCTGTGCTTTCACAAGGCAATTTCTGCGAGGTCGCCTTCTTGCGGAACGGAGAAACGCAGGCGCAGGGCAGGGCCTATTTCATGAAACCGTTTACCTGGAAAGACATCCAGGTGACCTTGAAGCGCTTTACACCGCCAAAGGAGAAGAAAGGACCGGGGTTCGAGGGCCGGACGCCCAGCGTGCGGCTGATTGTCAGCAGGAACCCGGTCAAGGGGTTGGTGCTTTTCCTTTTCCCCGTGATGATTGCCGGGATTGCTCTTTACCTGGTGATGACGTGGCGTTCAGGGGGTAATGGCAATCATAAAGCCCCGCTGCAAGAGCCTGGAGGCCATGGAATGTAA
- a CDS encoding membrane hypothetical protein (Evidence 5 : Unknown function) has protein sequence MKTFIFPGYVSIWVAYAATLLAVCLGWNRLSRFLSVAGVALNGCVLAAIVLVSGVAPVFEIFSGILFATFFLALLGVFLAAPAKGGLGVGIWVWIEVVVLLVVTLFFPKEPPPYRLHHADWSVVMFHGFRCLALASACFAAAHFFVFRSRPGEKKALRPVFNQGRNFLLLSALFFLCAEYAGILWCQNGWGDFWHWSTAFFQSTIILLLLMAAFHPPGKPPISHDIQALLGMMIPMVMLTVTIVKALS, from the coding sequence ATGAAAACCTTCATTTTCCCAGGTTACGTCTCGATCTGGGTTGCCTATGCCGCGACGCTTCTAGCCGTCTGCCTAGGGTGGAATCGCCTTTCCAGATTCTTGTCCGTGGCGGGCGTCGCCTTGAATGGATGTGTACTCGCTGCTATTGTGCTGGTCTCCGGGGTCGCACCGGTCTTCGAGATATTCAGCGGTATCCTCTTTGCCACGTTCTTTTTGGCGCTGCTGGGGGTCTTTCTCGCTGCTCCCGCAAAGGGCGGGCTGGGCGTCGGGATCTGGGTTTGGATCGAGGTGGTGGTTCTCCTGGTCGTCACCCTGTTTTTCCCGAAAGAGCCGCCCCCCTACAGGCTGCACCATGCGGATTGGTCGGTCGTCATGTTCCATGGTTTCCGGTGCCTGGCGTTGGCTTCCGCCTGTTTCGCCGCGGCGCATTTCTTCGTTTTCAGGTCGCGGCCGGGCGAGAAAAAAGCCCTCAGACCGGTGTTCAATCAGGGGCGTAACTTTCTTCTACTGAGTGCGCTTTTCTTCCTCTGTGCGGAATACGCCGGGATTCTGTGGTGCCAGAACGGCTGGGGGGATTTCTGGCACTGGAGCACCGCCTTCTTTCAATCCACTATCATCCTTCTTCTGTTGATGGCTGCGTTTCATCCCCCCGGGAAGCCCCCCATCTCTCATGATATCCAAGCCCTCCTCGGTATGATGATCCCCATGGTTATGCTCACCGTCACGATCGTGAAGGCGCTGTCATGA
- a CDS encoding hypothetical protein (Evidence 5 : Unknown function) translates to MRARSPMEERQERCGASDLGRRLVGRGAGLAYAGRPAVLNGL, encoded by the coding sequence ATGAGGGCCCGAAGCCCCATGGAAGAGCGTCAGGAAAGATGCGGGGCGTCGGACCTCGGACGGAGGCTGGTCGGCCGGGGTGCAGGGCTTGCTTATGCCGGGCGGCCCGCTGTATTGAATGGGTTATGA
- a CDS encoding conserved hypothetical protein (Evidence 4 : Unknown function but conserved in other organisms), with amino-acid sequence MKGYHSSPVGLEAQTGPLFHLYLQESAFAFLTPRKLADPTPCPEHAAFIREFNSKLEAASGCAALNEPFLEDRLANLDRCALIKDDLYWLSIARLTELALLCAGNYADACEFQLVGDLLLNPRVIYVHVRGEDYPILKHRHEALTEQFGRRGCSTSDVIDWLKHETILELKKEALLPYLYKQMEDAGCFSEDYLESIRMRKIRIASLIAFLTNVSLSDAASMHQWMRSASPKDRKMLESRLCRFDRGMFLNLGLEIQRKTGFEA; translated from the coding sequence ATGAAAGGTTATCATTCATCGCCCGTGGGCCTGGAGGCCCAGACCGGACCGCTGTTCCATCTCTATCTGCAGGAATCGGCCTTCGCCTTCCTGACACCCCGAAAGCTTGCCGACCCCACTCCATGCCCGGAGCACGCCGCTTTCATCCGAGAATTCAACAGCAAACTCGAGGCCGCGTCGGGCTGCGCGGCACTGAACGAACCGTTCCTCGAAGACCGGCTGGCGAACCTCGACAGGTGCGCCCTGATCAAGGATGATCTCTACTGGCTGAGCATCGCCCGGTTGACGGAACTGGCCCTCCTGTGCGCAGGAAACTACGCCGACGCCTGTGAATTCCAGCTCGTCGGCGACCTGCTTTTGAACCCGCGTGTCATCTACGTTCACGTTCGCGGGGAGGATTATCCAATCCTCAAACACCGCCACGAAGCCTTGACCGAGCAGTTCGGGCGGCGTGGATGCTCCACCAGCGACGTCATCGACTGGCTGAAACATGAAACGATCCTCGAGCTCAAAAAGGAAGCCCTTCTGCCATATCTGTATAAGCAAATGGAGGACGCCGGCTGTTTTTCGGAAGACTACCTCGAATCCATCCGGATGCGCAAGATTCGAATCGCTTCCTTGATCGCCTTTCTCACCAACGTTTCACTCAGTGATGCGGCTTCCATGCACCAGTGGATGCGCAGCGCCTCACCAAAGGACAGGAAAATGCTCGAATCCCGGCTGTGCCGCTTCGACCGGGGTATGTTCTTGAACTTAGGGTTGGAAATTCAACGAAAAACAGGGTTTGAAGCATGA
- a CDS encoding conserved hypothetical protein (Evidence 4 : Unknown function but conserved in other organisms), which translates to MITPIPDNLSKRHVPKKVNMREAVPNKPRPKTKVKFEVYGEEMVEKSVKLSSNSGRVYLPPDWVGSRVKIIRIE; encoded by the coding sequence ATGATCACTCCAATCCCTGACAACCTTTCGAAGAGGCACGTCCCCAAAAAGGTCAACATGCGCGAAGCAGTCCCCAACAAGCCGCGGCCGAAAACCAAGGTTAAATTTGAGGTCTACGGGGAAGAGATGGTGGAAAAGAGCGTGAAGCTGAGCAGCAACAGCGGACGCGTTTACCTCCCCCCGGACTGGGTAGGCTCAAGAGTCAAAATTATTCGGATCGAGTGA
- a CDS encoding hypothetical protein (Evidence 5 : Unknown function): MIPSPPHFSLFLLQMKPKCDEAFGAVLTPLTDSSPSLQAAPPG, encoded by the coding sequence GTGATCCCCTCTCCGCCCCACTTTTCTCTTTTCCTCCTGCAGATGAAACCCAAATGCGACGAGGCTTTCGGCGCCGTCTTGACCCCTCTCACCGACTCCAGCCCCTCTCTTCAGGCTGCCCCGCCAGGTTAG
- a CDS encoding hypothetical protein (Evidence 5 : Unknown function), with protein sequence MPGKGRAVPKRKGPSREIKSPNLAGQPEERGWSR encoded by the coding sequence ATGCCGGGCAAGGGGAGGGCGGTTCCTAAAAGGAAAGGACCGAGCAGGGAGATAAAGTCGCCTAACCTGGCGGGGCAGCCTGAAGAGAGGGGCTGGAGTCGGTGA
- a CDS encoding hypothetical protein (Evidence 5 : Unknown function) yields MSGWCERGDSNPYGISHWILSPARLPVPPLSRLRRILVSGLKIDHPLFAVNFFLGVGPRYVADL; encoded by the coding sequence GTGAGCGGTTGGTGCGAGAGAGGGGACTCGAACCCCTACGGCATCAGCCACTGGATCCTAAGTCCAGCGCGTCTGCCAGTTCCGCCACTCTCGCGCCTGCGGAGAATCCTTGTGAGCGGCCTCAAAATAGACCATCCTCTCTTTGCGGTCAACTTTTTTCTTGGGGTCGGACCAAGATATGTTGCTGATTTATAA
- a CDS encoding exported hypothetical protein (Evidence 5 : Unknown function) — protein MKVLQSSTRMVLMPLMLSVLLPSQGAFAQWRGYGDWHMGPGMMDGWGMGWFGGIFMLAIWILIIVGLIFLIRWLVHNTRSDSHASSGGGSSRALDILKERYARGEIDRQEFEEKKAHIQS, from the coding sequence ATGAAAGTTCTTCAATCTTCGACAAGGATGGTTCTAATGCCGCTAATGCTGTCCGTGCTTCTTCCCTCGCAGGGGGCGTTCGCCCAGTGGAGGGGATACGGCGACTGGCACATGGGGCCGGGCATGATGGACGGCTGGGGCATGGGGTGGTTCGGAGGCATTTTCATGTTGGCAATCTGGATCCTGATCATCGTCGGACTGATCTTCCTCATCCGGTGGCTGGTGCACAACACCCGAAGCGACTCGCACGCTTCATCTGGGGGTGGTTCTTCCCGCGCCTTGGACATCCTCAAGGAGCGTTATGCCCGAGGGGAGATCGACAGGCAGGAGTTCGAGGAGAAGAAGGCGCACATCCAATCATGA